In Streptomyces seoulensis, the following are encoded in one genomic region:
- a CDS encoding D-alanyl-D-alanine carboxypeptidase family protein, producing MSTGISRRATVSVCSLCMVGALAFAPSAAATGSGGEPAPPAPRAAVPQPSLLYGSGVQVRPRAGAPETPQVSALSWLVADADSGDVLAAEGAHRKLPPASTLKTLFALTVMPTLPATQQHKVSYQELADVGEGSSLVGVEEGHTYQVADLWRGVFLSSGNDAVHVLAALDGGVDTTVVKMQNKARTLGAMDTHVISPDGYDSPGQVSSAFDLAVFGRAGLRNPDFARYCSTAHAEFPGDGWPFAIENTNRLLSGEDGVAPYPGIIGIKNGYTSNAGNTLVAAARRGGRTLVVTVMNPQEGGGLAVYEEARQLLDWGFAAAGRVDPVGSLDGLRATPEPKQSAIPVAAATSPGPDDDTDWTRTATIAGIVVLGAAGVTLALRGKGGKGGKDGGTGTKA from the coding sequence ATGAGCACCGGAATCTCACGTCGGGCGACCGTTTCCGTCTGTTCCCTGTGCATGGTGGGAGCGTTGGCCTTCGCGCCCTCGGCCGCCGCCACCGGCAGCGGCGGGGAACCCGCGCCGCCCGCCCCACGCGCGGCCGTCCCGCAACCGTCCCTGCTCTACGGCTCCGGCGTCCAGGTGCGCCCGCGCGCCGGTGCCCCCGAGACCCCGCAGGTCTCGGCGCTCTCCTGGCTGGTGGCCGACGCCGACAGCGGGGACGTGCTCGCCGCCGAGGGGGCGCACCGCAAGCTGCCGCCCGCGAGCACCCTGAAGACCCTGTTCGCCCTGACCGTCATGCCGACGCTGCCCGCGACCCAGCAGCACAAGGTGAGTTACCAGGAGCTCGCGGACGTCGGCGAGGGCAGCAGCCTGGTCGGTGTGGAGGAGGGCCACACCTATCAGGTGGCGGACCTGTGGCGCGGGGTGTTCCTCAGCTCCGGCAACGACGCCGTACACGTACTGGCGGCCCTGGACGGCGGTGTGGACACCACCGTCGTCAAGATGCAGAACAAGGCCCGCACACTGGGCGCGATGGACACCCATGTGATCTCCCCGGACGGCTACGACTCCCCCGGCCAGGTGTCCTCGGCGTTCGACCTGGCGGTGTTCGGCCGGGCCGGGCTGCGCAACCCCGACTTCGCCCGGTACTGCTCCACCGCGCACGCCGAGTTCCCCGGTGACGGCTGGCCGTTCGCCATCGAGAACACCAACCGGCTGCTGAGCGGCGAGGACGGCGTCGCCCCGTATCCCGGCATCATCGGGATCAAGAACGGCTACACCAGCAACGCGGGCAACACCCTGGTCGCCGCCGCCCGCCGGGGCGGCCGCACCCTGGTCGTCACGGTGATGAACCCTCAGGAGGGCGGCGGGCTCGCGGTGTACGAGGAGGCGCGCCAGCTGCTGGACTGGGGCTTCGCCGCCGCCGGACGGGTGGACCCGGTGGGCTCGCTGGACGGCCTGCGCGCCACCCCGGAACCCAAGCAGTCCGCGATCCCGGTCGCGGCCGCCACCTCCCCCGGCCCGGACGACGACACCGACTGGACGCGCACCGCGACCATCGCCGGCATCGTCGTCCTCGGCGCGGCCGGCGTCACCCTGGCCCTGCGCGGCAAGGGCGGCAAGGGCGGCAAGGACGGCGGGACCGGCACGAAAGCCTGA
- a CDS encoding asparaginase, which produces MTPARPLLDAPELREPGHTPVVHLVRGGVIEGVHHGSVVVLDADGEVRFRLGDTEAAFYPRSALKPLQAVAMLRAGLPLDGDLLSLAAASHSGEERHLDGTRRILDLAGLTEAELRNTPDMPFDPVVRDLWVREGRGPSRLAQNCSGKHAAMLWTAKLNGWSLEDYLDPAHPLQRAVADTVEDLTGQRIAHVTVDGCGAPLFAVSLHGLARALARITTAAPGTPEARVADAMREHAEMASGVRRDVAALMRAVPGLLTKDGFEGVQVAALPDGRAVAVKIADGADRARVPVAAAALVHAGIDPALLADFAGAPLLGGGRPVGAVRTVPALDQAS; this is translated from the coding sequence GTGACGCCGGCCCGCCCGCTTCTCGACGCCCCCGAGCTGCGCGAACCCGGCCACACCCCGGTCGTCCACCTGGTGCGCGGCGGCGTGATCGAGGGCGTCCACCACGGCTCGGTCGTCGTCCTAGACGCCGACGGCGAGGTGCGGTTCCGGCTCGGCGACACCGAGGCCGCCTTCTACCCGCGCTCCGCCCTCAAGCCCCTCCAGGCCGTCGCCATGCTGCGCGCCGGGCTGCCGCTCGACGGCGACCTGCTCTCCCTGGCCGCCGCCAGCCACTCCGGCGAGGAACGCCACCTCGACGGCACCCGGCGCATCCTGGACCTCGCCGGACTGACCGAGGCCGAGCTGCGCAACACCCCCGACATGCCGTTCGACCCCGTCGTCCGCGACCTCTGGGTCCGCGAGGGCCGGGGTCCGTCCCGGCTCGCGCAGAACTGCTCTGGCAAGCACGCCGCCATGCTGTGGACCGCGAAGCTCAACGGCTGGTCCCTTGAGGACTACCTCGACCCGGCCCACCCCCTCCAGCGGGCCGTCGCCGACACCGTCGAGGACCTCACCGGCCAGCGGATCGCGCACGTCACCGTCGACGGCTGCGGCGCGCCCCTGTTCGCCGTCTCCCTGCACGGACTCGCCCGCGCCCTCGCCCGCATCACCACCGCCGCCCCCGGCACGCCGGAGGCCCGCGTCGCGGACGCGATGCGCGAGCACGCCGAGATGGCCTCCGGGGTCCGCCGCGACGTGGCCGCGCTGATGCGGGCCGTGCCCGGCCTGCTCACCAAGGACGGCTTCGAGGGCGTCCAGGTCGCCGCGCTGCCCGACGGCCGCGCCGTCGCCGTGAAGATCGCGGACGGCGCCGACCGGGCCCGCGTCCCCGTCGCCGCGGCCGCCCTCGTCCACGCCGGGATCGACCCCGCCCTCCTCGCCGACTTCGCGGGCGCGCCCCTGCTGGGCGGCGGCCGGCCGGTGGGAGCGGTGCGTACGGTTCCGGCGCTTGACCAGGCTTCCTGA
- a CDS encoding FadR/GntR family transcriptional regulator — translation MNLSDSRTGGPVPRRVSALEAVLGHLRDTIERGEYAIGDKLPSEAELCRTLEVSRPVVREALRALHTMGLTVSRTGKGTFVVADAVQDPTFGDYAASDLLEVRRHVEVPVAGYAARRRTPEDLDRLTRLLDRMERETDTAAWVAMDTLFHLAVAEAARNPVFRKVIEEIRDALARQSAFLTELGGRREQSDREHRALLDALAAGSEDDATAAMTHHLDRVATTLTRIVRPQGTATPPAQPVPGGPETTGADA, via the coding sequence GTGAACCTGTCAGACAGCCGGACAGGTGGTCCCGTCCCCCGACGCGTCAGCGCGCTGGAGGCGGTCCTGGGCCACCTCCGCGACACCATCGAACGCGGCGAGTACGCGATCGGCGACAAGCTGCCCTCCGAGGCCGAGCTGTGCCGCACCCTGGAGGTGTCCCGGCCCGTCGTCCGCGAGGCCCTGCGCGCCCTGCACACGATGGGGCTCACGGTCTCCCGTACCGGCAAGGGCACGTTCGTCGTCGCCGACGCCGTGCAGGACCCGACCTTCGGCGACTACGCGGCGAGCGACCTCCTGGAGGTACGCCGGCACGTCGAGGTCCCGGTCGCCGGGTACGCCGCCCGGCGCCGCACCCCGGAGGACCTGGACCGGCTGACCCGGCTCCTGGACCGCATGGAGCGGGAGACGGACACCGCCGCCTGGGTCGCCATGGACACCCTCTTCCACCTCGCCGTCGCGGAGGCCGCCCGCAACCCGGTCTTCCGCAAGGTGATCGAGGAGATCCGCGACGCCCTCGCCCGCCAGTCGGCCTTCCTCACCGAACTGGGCGGCCGCCGCGAGCAGTCCGACCGCGAGCACCGCGCCCTCCTCGACGCGCTCGCCGCGGGCTCCGAGGACGACGCCACCGCCGCGATGACCCACCATCTCGACCGGGTCGCCACGACCCTCACCCGAATCGTCCGCCCCCAGGGCACCGCCACACCCCCGGCGCAGCCCGTCCCGGGCGGTCCCGAGACCACAGGAGCCGACGCGTGA
- a CDS encoding undecaprenyl-diphosphate phosphatase, whose protein sequence is MSAISVGQAVVLGVVEGVTEFLPVSSTGHLKIAEGLMNIPVDDKSVVGFSAVIQVGAIAAVLVYFFKDIKRIVSAWFRGLFHPEERYRHDYKFAWWVIAATVPIVVVGLAAKPLIDGPLASLWVVAGSLIVGSGVMWAADQMGRHKRGEDDTSFKDAMLVGSSQILALLFPGFSRSGATMSTALILDLDRVAATRLSFFLGIPALTGAGVYELKDALGAGVSAAPLAVGTIVSFVVAYASIAWLLKFVAKHSFNAFVIYRIVVGVALIGLLATGTLST, encoded by the coding sequence ATGAGTGCCATCTCTGTCGGTCAGGCCGTCGTCCTCGGAGTAGTGGAGGGGGTGACCGAGTTCCTCCCGGTGTCCTCCACCGGCCACCTGAAGATCGCCGAGGGGCTCATGAACATCCCGGTGGACGACAAGTCCGTGGTCGGGTTCTCCGCGGTGATCCAGGTCGGCGCCATCGCGGCCGTGCTCGTGTACTTCTTCAAGGACATCAAGCGGATCGTCAGCGCCTGGTTCCGTGGTCTGTTCCACCCCGAGGAGCGCTACCGCCACGACTACAAGTTCGCCTGGTGGGTGATCGCGGCCACGGTCCCGATCGTCGTCGTCGGACTTGCCGCCAAGCCGCTGATCGACGGCCCGCTCGCCTCCCTCTGGGTGGTGGCCGGCTCGCTGATCGTGGGCTCCGGCGTCATGTGGGCCGCCGACCAGATGGGCCGGCACAAGCGCGGCGAGGACGACACCTCGTTCAAGGACGCCATGCTGGTCGGCTCCTCGCAGATCCTCGCGCTGCTCTTCCCCGGCTTCTCCCGCTCCGGCGCCACCATGTCCACGGCGCTCATCCTCGACCTCGACCGGGTCGCCGCCACCCGCCTCTCCTTCTTCCTCGGCATCCCGGCCCTCACCGGCGCCGGTGTCTACGAGCTGAAGGACGCCCTCGGCGCCGGTGTGAGCGCCGCCCCGCTGGCGGTCGGCACCATCGTCTCCTTCGTCGTCGCCTACGCCTCCATCGCCTGGCTGCTGAAGTTCGTCGCCAAGCACTCGTTCAACGCCTTCGTGATCTACCGGATCGTCGTCGGCGTGGCGCTGATCGGCCTGCTGGCCACCGGCACGCTCAGCACCTGA
- a CDS encoding MarR family winged helix-turn-helix transcriptional regulator, with protein MAVKTGEGARLEERWRDILAVHARTMCEIDRALHPHGLGASDFEVLDILSAETPAEGDHCRVQNLVGRVHLSQSALSRLIGRLEKEGLVERTVCAEDRRGVWVGLTRRGRELHAEVLPLQRGVLERMLTESSD; from the coding sequence ATGGCAGTGAAGACGGGCGAGGGTGCCCGGCTCGAAGAACGTTGGCGGGACATCCTCGCGGTGCACGCGCGCACCATGTGCGAGATAGACCGTGCCCTGCACCCGCACGGGCTGGGCGCCAGCGACTTCGAGGTGCTGGACATCCTGTCCGCGGAGACGCCCGCCGAGGGCGACCACTGCCGGGTGCAGAACCTGGTCGGCCGGGTCCACCTCAGCCAGTCCGCGCTCTCGCGGCTGATCGGACGGCTGGAGAAGGAGGGGCTGGTCGAGCGCACGGTGTGCGCGGAGGACCGGCGCGGGGTGTGGGTCGGCCTCACCCGCCGGGGCCGCGAGCTGCACGCGGAGGTGCTGCCGCTGCAGCGCGGGGTGCTGGAGCGGATGCTGACGGAGTCCTCGGACTGA
- a CDS encoding SseB family protein: protein METPAHDDLPTPTPAQQALDVLAVNTDDQAALETLAHSDVLVPMPDEAVDAEGADSTMVALPVLEQPGGEQVVPVFTSELEMAGLLPSVSRYRLIQLGALASQWPEEELSLTIDGSSEHGLTLTSQGVRSLLAR, encoded by the coding sequence ATGGAGACACCCGCACACGACGACCTTCCGACGCCGACGCCCGCCCAGCAGGCGCTGGACGTGCTGGCCGTCAACACCGACGACCAGGCCGCCCTCGAAACCCTCGCGCACAGTGATGTGCTCGTCCCGATGCCCGACGAGGCCGTGGACGCGGAGGGCGCCGACTCCACCATGGTCGCCCTGCCGGTGCTCGAGCAGCCCGGCGGTGAACAGGTGGTACCCGTCTTCACCTCGGAACTGGAGATGGCCGGGCTGCTGCCCTCCGTCTCCCGCTACCGCCTCATCCAGCTCGGCGCCCTCGCCTCCCAGTGGCCCGAGGAGGAACTGTCGCTCACCATCGACGGCAGCTCCGAGCACGGACTGACACTGACCTCGCAGGGCGTGCGCTCACTGCTGGCGCGCTGA
- a CDS encoding cysteine hydrolase family protein, whose translation MRPVPGLLAVIDMQRVFADPGSPWATPRYAEAAAGVARLLPAFGGRVVFTRFVAPARPAGVWRAYYARWPFALQPPDAELWRLTPEFAGLGAPVLDAETFGKWSPELAARLAPGSRLVLAGVSTECCVLATALAAADAGTEVVVVADACAGVDDEAQAEALHVLDLYRPLVRVTTVGELLGEGGA comes from the coding sequence GTGAGGCCGGTGCCGGGACTGCTCGCCGTCATCGACATGCAGCGCGTCTTCGCCGACCCGGGCAGTCCATGGGCCACCCCGCGCTACGCCGAGGCCGCTGCTGGGGTCGCGCGGCTGCTGCCCGCGTTCGGGGGGCGGGTGGTGTTCACCCGGTTCGTCGCCCCCGCCCGGCCCGCCGGGGTTTGGCGCGCCTACTACGCGCGGTGGCCGTTCGCCCTTCAGCCGCCGGACGCGGAACTGTGGCGGCTGACGCCGGAGTTCGCCGGCCTCGGCGCTCCGGTCTTGGACGCGGAGACCTTCGGCAAGTGGAGCCCGGAGCTGGCCGCCCGGCTCGCTCCCGGTTCGCGGCTGGTCCTCGCCGGGGTCAGCACCGAGTGCTGCGTCCTCGCCACCGCGCTGGCCGCCGCCGACGCGGGCACCGAGGTGGTGGTCGTCGCGGACGCGTGCGCGGGCGTGGACGACGAGGCGCAGGCCGAGGCGCTGCATGTGCTGGACCTGTACCGGCCCCTGGTCCGTGTCACCACGGTGGGCGAGCTGCTGGGCGAGGGCGGCGCCTGA
- a CDS encoding purine-cytosine permease family protein, giving the protein MTQPQHPHDSGADGRQIQLETHGLDVIGDADRKGTPRTLFWPWFGANVSVLGLSYGAFALGFGISFWQALAAGVLGIVASFLLCGLIAVAGKRGSAPTMVLSRAAYGVRGNRLPSVVSWILTVGWETVLASLATLATATVFSRLGWGGGTETKAVALLVVAALTVVGGVMGFDLIMRLQTVITVITGVLTLVYVGLVADHVHWPTVSAIPAGSPQQFIGALVFMMTGFGLGWVNAAADYSRYLPHSSSSRGVIGWTTLGASAAPLLLLVFGLLLAGSSDELSHAIAADPIGALTIILPTWFLVPFALVAVLGLVGGAVLDIYSSGLALLSAGLHVPRYLAALVDGVLMIAGSLYIVFFGGAFLGEFMGFLTTLGVPIAAWCGVMLADLALRRRDYDEGDLFRPDGRYGDARVLPIVLTVGATLIGWGLVTNTAAGWLDWQGYLLGPLGLGGRSGQWASANLGVLVALALAFLGTLPLGRNRVRQQEALPPSPAPAPGMYGA; this is encoded by the coding sequence ATGACGCAGCCGCAGCACCCCCACGACAGCGGAGCCGACGGCCGCCAGATCCAACTGGAGACCCACGGCCTCGACGTCATCGGGGACGCGGACCGCAAGGGCACCCCGCGCACCCTCTTCTGGCCCTGGTTCGGCGCCAACGTCAGCGTCCTCGGCCTCAGCTACGGCGCCTTCGCCCTCGGCTTCGGCATCTCCTTCTGGCAGGCCCTCGCAGCCGGAGTCCTCGGCATCGTCGCCTCGTTCCTGCTGTGCGGCCTCATCGCCGTCGCCGGCAAGCGCGGCTCCGCCCCCACCATGGTGCTCAGCCGCGCCGCCTACGGAGTACGCGGCAACCGCCTGCCGTCCGTCGTCTCCTGGATACTCACGGTCGGCTGGGAAACCGTACTCGCCTCGCTCGCCACCCTCGCCACCGCCACCGTCTTCAGCCGCCTCGGCTGGGGCGGCGGCACCGAGACCAAGGCCGTCGCCCTCCTCGTCGTCGCCGCGCTCACCGTGGTCGGCGGCGTCATGGGCTTCGACCTGATCATGCGCCTCCAGACCGTGATCACCGTCATCACCGGCGTGCTCACCCTGGTCTACGTCGGCCTCGTCGCCGACCACGTCCACTGGCCGACCGTCAGCGCCATCCCGGCCGGCTCGCCCCAGCAGTTCATCGGCGCGCTGGTGTTCATGATGACCGGCTTCGGGCTCGGCTGGGTCAACGCCGCCGCCGACTACTCCCGCTACCTCCCGCACTCCTCCTCCAGCCGGGGCGTCATCGGCTGGACCACCCTCGGCGCCTCCGCCGCCCCGCTGCTCCTGCTGGTCTTCGGGCTGCTGCTCGCCGGGTCCTCCGACGAGCTGAGCCACGCCATCGCCGCCGACCCCATCGGCGCGCTGACCATCATCCTGCCGACGTGGTTCCTCGTCCCCTTCGCCCTGGTCGCGGTGCTCGGGCTGGTCGGCGGCGCGGTGCTGGACATCTACTCCTCCGGCCTCGCCCTGCTCTCCGCCGGACTGCACGTGCCCCGCTATCTGGCCGCCCTCGTCGACGGCGTCCTGATGATCGCCGGCTCCCTGTACATCGTGTTCTTCGGCGGGGCCTTCCTGGGTGAGTTCATGGGCTTCCTCACCACCCTCGGCGTCCCCATCGCCGCCTGGTGCGGGGTGATGCTCGCCGACCTCGCCCTGCGCCGCCGCGACTACGACGAGGGCGACCTGTTCCGCCCGGACGGCCGCTACGGCGACGCCCGCGTCCTGCCGATCGTCCTCACCGTCGGCGCCACCCTGATCGGCTGGGGGCTGGTCACCAACACCGCAGCGGGCTGGCTGGACTGGCAGGGCTACCTCCTCGGCCCGCTCGGCCTCGGCGGCCGGTCCGGCCAGTGGGCCTCCGCCAACCTCGGTGTCCTCGTGGCCCTCGCCCTCGCCTTCCTCGGCACCCTGCCGCTGGGCCGGAACCGGGTCCGGCAGCAGGAGGCACTCCCGCCGAGCCCGGCCCCGGCTCCGGGGATGTACGGGGCGTGA
- a CDS encoding heme oxygenase (biliverdin-producing), whose amino-acid sequence MSTPLFSSVIRTASQDRHTEAEQAPFMNDLLGGRFGVEAFARYTEQLLFVYRALEDSDALLAGDPVAAPFLSPELRRAAELERDLRHLLGEDWRDRVAPLPATERYAARIREVAASWPAGYVAHHYTRYLGDLSGGQVIRRIAERTWGLESKGDGVRFYVFEAIGNPAAFKRAYRERLDALPVDELEKRRVVEECRSAFALNNAVFADLGTLFPASA is encoded by the coding sequence TTGTCGACACCCCTCTTCTCCTCGGTCATCCGCACCGCCAGCCAGGACCGGCACACCGAGGCCGAGCAGGCGCCGTTCATGAACGATCTGCTGGGCGGCCGGTTCGGCGTGGAGGCGTTCGCCAGGTACACCGAGCAACTCCTCTTCGTCTACCGGGCGTTGGAGGACTCCGACGCCCTGCTGGCGGGCGACCCGGTCGCGGCCCCCTTCCTGAGCCCGGAACTGCGGCGGGCGGCCGAGCTGGAGCGCGACCTGCGGCACCTCCTGGGCGAGGACTGGCGCGACCGGGTGGCCCCGCTGCCCGCGACGGAGCGGTACGCGGCCCGCATACGGGAGGTCGCCGCGAGCTGGCCGGCCGGTTATGTGGCCCACCACTACACCCGCTACCTCGGCGATCTGTCGGGCGGTCAGGTGATCCGGCGAATCGCGGAGCGGACCTGGGGGCTGGAGAGCAAGGGCGACGGCGTCCGCTTCTATGTCTTCGAGGCCATCGGCAACCCGGCCGCCTTCAAGCGCGCGTACCGCGAACGGCTCGACGCGCTGCCGGTGGACGAGCTGGAGAAGCGGCGCGTGGTGGAGGAGTGCCGGTCGGCGTTCGCGCTGAACAACGCCGTCTTCGCCGACCTCGGCACCCTCTTCCCGGCCAGCGCCTGA
- a CDS encoding MarR family winged helix-turn-helix transcriptional regulator yields the protein MHKRVMDGGPADDTHATSTEDLMIAVEELVRHVRRSATAGGLSTAASSALGRLGREGPQRLTELARAENATQPNMTQLVTRMERAGLVRRVADRTDGRGRLVEVTELGEEVFRERRAERAEALGQLVGELSEPERQAVRVALPALARAIQERS from the coding sequence ATGCATAAGCGGGTTATGGACGGTGGTCCCGCCGACGACACGCACGCGACCTCGACCGAGGACCTGATGATCGCCGTGGAGGAGCTCGTGCGTCATGTGCGGCGCAGCGCCACGGCCGGCGGGCTCAGCACCGCCGCGTCGTCCGCGCTCGGCCGGCTGGGCCGCGAGGGGCCGCAGCGGCTGACCGAGCTGGCGCGGGCGGAGAACGCCACCCAGCCGAACATGACCCAGCTCGTCACCCGCATGGAGCGTGCGGGGCTGGTGCGGCGCGTCGCCGACCGCACCGACGGGCGGGGCAGGCTGGTGGAGGTCACCGAGCTGGGCGAGGAGGTGTTCCGGGAGCGCCGTGCCGAGCGAGCCGAGGCGCTGGGACAGCTCGTCGGTGAACTGTCCGAGCCGGAGCGGCAGGCCGTACGGGTCGCGCTGCCGGCCCTGGCCCGCGCGATACAGGAGCGTTCCTGA
- a CDS encoding MFS transporter, which yields MSTPRGRAASPFRQPKAVWAVAFACVISFMGIGLVDPILPALADSLHATPSQVSLLFSSYLIVTAVAMLFVGWFSSRFGAKRTLIVGLAVIVVFAALAGTTGSINGIVGFRAGWGLGNALFIATSLAVIVASASGGFGGAIILYETALGLGIAVGPLLGGELGAISWRGPFFGVAVLMAVALLATLAFVPSMPKPARPTSPIAPLKALRHRGLLTMGVMALLYNWGFFTMLGYAPYPMKLSAHELGLVFTGWGLLVAAFSVFFAPRLQARFGTAPVLYANLLGLGVVMAVIAAGVDSPTVVIVAVVTSGCFIGINNTLTTQAVMLISPVERPVASSAYGFLRFIGGGLAPFVAGKLADATDLSVPFYLGAATFVLAVPVLASGHGLLRKAEERPEEEPVVTTSLTAVGDPVEAGVPRVIVAVGAHGGAPAIVDAAARLARGTGSPLEVVHVRETVVVEEQAVEPEGAEEARAAVSAHLARLAAHGVTASGQVLTSVGDHAAAGRALAEHAARVGARAVAVGRSPRGPLAQFADGSITSALTHGAACDVLLVDAESAPRRLTRGSLAELRDSSV from the coding sequence ATGAGTACACCGCGTGGAAGGGCCGCGAGCCCGTTCCGGCAGCCGAAGGCGGTCTGGGCCGTGGCGTTCGCCTGCGTGATCTCGTTCATGGGCATCGGGCTCGTCGACCCGATCCTGCCCGCCCTGGCCGACAGTCTGCACGCCACCCCGAGCCAGGTGTCCCTGCTGTTCAGCAGCTATCTGATCGTGACGGCCGTCGCCATGCTGTTCGTCGGCTGGTTCTCCAGCCGGTTCGGCGCCAAGCGCACCCTGATCGTCGGCCTGGCGGTGATCGTGGTCTTCGCGGCACTGGCCGGGACCACCGGCTCGATCAACGGCATCGTCGGCTTCCGGGCCGGCTGGGGTCTGGGCAACGCCCTGTTCATCGCCACCTCGCTCGCCGTGATCGTCGCCTCGGCCAGCGGCGGCTTCGGCGGCGCGATCATCCTGTACGAGACCGCGCTCGGCCTCGGCATCGCCGTCGGGCCGCTGCTGGGCGGGGAGTTGGGGGCGATCAGCTGGCGCGGGCCGTTCTTCGGGGTGGCCGTGCTGATGGCCGTGGCGCTGCTCGCCACGCTCGCCTTCGTCCCCTCGATGCCGAAACCCGCCCGGCCCACGTCACCCATCGCCCCGCTGAAGGCGCTGCGGCACCGGGGTCTGCTCACCATGGGCGTCATGGCGCTGCTCTACAACTGGGGCTTCTTCACCATGCTGGGCTACGCGCCCTACCCGATGAAGCTGAGCGCCCATGAGCTGGGCCTGGTCTTCACCGGCTGGGGTCTGCTGGTGGCCGCGTTCAGCGTCTTCTTCGCCCCGCGCCTCCAGGCCCGCTTCGGCACGGCGCCGGTGCTGTACGCCAATCTTCTGGGCCTCGGCGTCGTGATGGCGGTGATCGCGGCCGGGGTGGACAGTCCGACCGTAGTCATTGTGGCTGTGGTTACTTCAGGTTGCTTTATCGGCATTAACAACACTTTGACCACGCAGGCCGTCATGCTCATCTCCCCCGTCGAGCGTCCGGTGGCGTCCTCCGCGTACGGCTTCCTGCGGTTCATCGGCGGTGGGCTCGCGCCGTTCGTCGCGGGCAAGCTGGCCGACGCCACGGATCTGAGTGTGCCGTTCTATCTGGGCGCGGCGACCTTCGTGCTGGCCGTCCCGGTGCTGGCCAGCGGGCACGGGCTGCTGCGGAAGGCGGAGGAGCGGCCGGAGGAGGAGCCGGTCGTGACGACCTCGCTCACCGCGGTCGGGGACCCCGTGGAGGCGGGCGTGCCGCGGGTCATCGTGGCGGTCGGCGCGCACGGCGGGGCGCCGGCCATCGTGGACGCGGCGGCTCGGCTGGCGCGGGGGACCGGCAGCCCGCTGGAGGTCGTGCACGTCCGGGAGACGGTCGTGGTGGAGGAGCAGGCCGTGGAGCCGGAGGGTGCCGAGGAGGCGCGGGCGGCCGTCTCGGCGCATCTCGCCCGGCTGGCCGCGCACGGGGTGACCGCGTCGGGGCAGGTGCTCACCAGCGTCGGCGACCATGCCGCCGCCGGGCGGGCGCTGGCCGAGCACGCGGCCCGGGTGGGTGCGCGGGCGGTCGCGGTGGGCCGTTCGCCGCGCGGGCCGCTGGCCCAGTTCGCGGACGGCAGCATCACCTCCGCCCTCACGCACGGCGCGGCCTGTGACGTGCTGTTGGTGGACGCGGAGTCGGCACCCCGGCGGTTGACCCGGGGTTCGCTGGCGGAGCTGCGCG